One Symphalangus syndactylus isolate Jambi chromosome 9, NHGRI_mSymSyn1-v2.1_pri, whole genome shotgun sequence DNA segment encodes these proteins:
- the LOC129490470 gene encoding phospholipid phosphatase 2-like isoform X1 → MTPSSTPTVQTPSPTGSWLESPSRPPSSSYVAAVYKVLGTFLFGAAGSQSLTDLAKYVIGRLRPNFLAICDPDWSRMNCSVYVQLEKVCRGNPADVTEARLSFYSGHSSFGMYCMMFLALYVQARLCWKWARLLRPTVQFFLVAFALYVGYTRVSDYKHHWSDVLVVLLQGALVAGLTVRCISEFFKARPPQHCPKEEELEWKPSLSLTLTLSEADHNHYGYPHSSS, encoded by the exons ATGACTCCATCCAGTACCCCTACCGTCCAGACACCATCACCCACGGGCTCATGGCTGGAGTCACCATCACGGCCACCATCGTCCTC CTACGTGGCTGCTGTATACAAGGTACTAGGGACCTTCCTGTTCGGGGCGGCCGGGAGCCAGTCTCTGACAGACCTGGCCAAGTACGTGATCGGGCGTCTGAGGCCCAACTTCCTAGCCATCTGCGACCCCGACTGGAGCCGGATGAACTGCTCGGTCTATGTGCAGCTGGAGAAAGTGTGCAGGGGAAACCCTGCGGACGTCACCGAGGCCAG gTTGTCTTTCTACTCAGGACACTCTTCCTTTGGGATGTACTGCATGATGTTCTTGGCA CTGTATGTGCAGGCACGGCTCTGTTGGAAGTGGGCACGGCTGCTGCGACCCACAGTCCAGTTCTTCCTGGTGGCCTTTGCCCTCTATGTGGGCTACACCCGCGTGTCTGATTACAAACACCACTGGAGCGATGTCCTTGTTGTCCTCCTGCAGGGCGCACTGGTGGCTGGCCTCACT GTCCGCTGCATCTCAGAATTCTTCAAAGCCCGACCCCCACAGCACTGTCCgaaggaggaggagctggaaTGGAAGCCCAGCCTGTCACTGACGTTGACCCTGAGCGAGGCTGACCACAACCACTATGGATACCCGCACTCCTCCTCCTGA
- the LOC129490470 gene encoding phospholipid phosphatase 2-like isoform X2 gives MAGVTITATIVLVSAGEAYLVYTDGLYSRSDFNSYVAAVYKVLGTFLFGAAGSQSLTDLAKYVIGRLRPNFLAICDPDWSRMNCSVYVQLEKVCRGNPADVTEARLSFYSGHSSFGMYCMMFLALYVQARLCWKWARLLRPTVQFFLVAFALYVGYTRVSDYKHHWSDVLVVLLQGALVAGLTVRCISEFFKARPPQHCPKEEELEWKPSLSLTLTLSEADHNHYGYPHSSS, from the exons ATGGCTGGAGTCACCATCACGGCCACCATCGTCCTC GTCTCTGCCGGGGAAGCCTACCTGGTGTACACAGACGGGCTCTATTCTCGCTCTGACTTCAACAGCTACGTGGCTGCTGTATACAAGGTACTAGGGACCTTCCTGTTCGGGGCGGCCGGGAGCCAGTCTCTGACAGACCTGGCCAAGTACGTGATCGGGCGTCTGAGGCCCAACTTCCTAGCCATCTGCGACCCCGACTGGAGCCGGATGAACTGCTCGGTCTATGTGCAGCTGGAGAAAGTGTGCAGGGGAAACCCTGCGGACGTCACCGAGGCCAG gTTGTCTTTCTACTCAGGACACTCTTCCTTTGGGATGTACTGCATGATGTTCTTGGCA CTGTATGTGCAGGCACGGCTCTGTTGGAAGTGGGCACGGCTGCTGCGACCCACAGTCCAGTTCTTCCTGGTGGCCTTTGCCCTCTATGTGGGCTACACCCGCGTGTCTGATTACAAACACCACTGGAGCGATGTCCTTGTTGTCCTCCTGCAGGGCGCACTGGTGGCTGGCCTCACT GTCCGCTGCATCTCAGAATTCTTCAAAGCCCGACCCCCACAGCACTGTCCgaaggaggaggagctggaaTGGAAGCCCAGCCTGTCACTGACGTTGACCCTGAGCGAGGCTGACCACAACCACTATGGATACCCGCACTCCTCCTCCTGA